The DNA window AGTAATCCTCCCCAAAAGTGATGATAAATACTCGAGGCATCGACCCTCGCTACGGCTTCCGCAATTTCCCGGCAGGTGAAGGCTTTTAAGCCCGTGGCAAGCGTGATGAGCGCACAGTCTTTGACCTCAAAAGGTTCCGACATATTTGACTCCCCAAGCAAGCATAAACACTCCCCCGAAATCGAGGATCAGATTCTTCGACGAACCCGAAAGGGTCATGATTCGCGGCTACGACTCAGTCAGTTTATACGTGGTTTCAAACGCATTGAACAGATCAATATGCGGTTTTGGATAACCACTGATCAAAAGTTGTTCCTCAACCATGGCTTGGGCGCGTTTACCCACGGATCTGCGGAACTCGTGTTCCTAAGGTGGCCGGACCATGCAGTCCGCCGCTTCCTCCCGAATCGTGATGATCGCCTCGACACCCCACCTTGAGCTCAGGAGCGATAACCGTACCGCGAACAGTCACCTCCAAACAGGGGTTCATCGCTAAGGTTATCGGTTTTTTCATCTCTTGGTTATCGTGAATCCTTCGAATTTCCGACATTATGATGGCTAACTTGCATCCGACGTATCAGTTGGACAACCCAATTTAGGGAAAAGGACCATGTAGATCTGAAGATGAGTCGAGATGATCTCCGGCCGGAACGGTGTGTTCCAACAGATGGTCAATCCGATAGGAACAAATACTGCATAGACCTTATATGCGAGATCGGCGCTTCGTGGTAATCAATCGGATAGCATATGCTTATGTCTCCGGGGCGGTTCCGGAAAGAAATGAGCGAGGAGAATCATCATGCTATTACCCATCAAAAAGATACTCTGTCCCACCGATTTCAGCGAAGCCTCCAATGTTTCAATCAGGGTGGCGGACGAATTGGCTCTTCATTTTGGCGCGGAGCTGATCCTGATTCACGTCGTTTCGCCCATGACTGCCGTTCGACCTACAGGGACAATTCCTATCTTCACGAAGAATAACTACTTGGATGAAATGCAAAGAGCGTCTGCGGAGTCCCTTAAAGACCTAATTGAAAATCGCGTTTGCAAGAGCGTATCCGCTCGACCCTTCGTGGCGATCGGGCGTGCGGGAGAAGAAATCACGCGCCTGGCAGAAGAGGAGCACGTGGATTTGATCGTACTTTCCACGCACGGCGAAACGGGCTTGACGCGAATGATTTTCGGATCGGTTGCTGAAAAGGTGGTGCGACTCAGCTCGTGCCCCGTGCTCACTCTACATCCTACGGAAGAAACGGGCGCCTCGAAGAATTCGTAGCGACGGCCTGGGTACTCGCCCAAACGGGAACCTATTGTAATGTAAACACAAAAGGCTATCGCCTCGATGCCGGCGCGGACTTTCTATTTCCATTTTGGATCAACGCCTCCGTCTCTTGATACAGGCTTCGGAACCAGTTCGTCCGAGGAACGGATCTTCTCAACACCTAGGGCCCCGGAACCATCAATGGTATCCGGCAAGTCCTGCAAGGTTCGATCCGGGCTCGATGTTTAAACCCTTGCCTCCATGAGGCCGGGAAAAGGAGGTGGAACGATCACCAGACGCATTCGATCGGATACTGACCGGCCAGATGGGCCCGTGCGCACGCGGGCGGTGTCCAATATGCCCGACAGGTCCCTTAGTACAGCTTTTTTTCGACTAGGATGAGGTTTATAACCTATACAAAATGTTTTCCATCGGACGTAGAATGCTGTTAGCTGCTTTACGGAACTTTGGAGCAAGCGAACGAGCTCAAATGAAGGCACGCCAGGGCACAAGGATCCGCACCAACGGTATTTAAGGCTATAATTGTCGGGAGTTGACGATCCCGTGTTGACGGTTTGGCGATTGCAGGTAATTGGACGTATGATTGAAGGTGGCCGTAAATCCTGTTCGGAGAGAGAATCTTGGCGACGGATCCGGGAGATCGTTCATGTATATAATCGGATGTTGAATGGATTACCCGAGGATGAACGCTCGTTGAGATCACTGGTGAATGAAGTGAAGAAGCACACGGAGGAATTGCTCGCCCATATCGAGGAAGGCATCCCCCTGAAGAAATCGTTTCCACCTCGGGGCGATCAGGTACTTTCGCCGTTGAAGGCGATTCTATACTTCGATGAGCGTGAAAGAAAGCATGTTACGGCCGGCCTCCGAGATGAAGTTTCTCAGACCTTGGCATCCATTAAAATGCTGTCGGAAAACGCCGCTATCCTCGTGAATTCCGAGCAGAGCGAGCTGTTGGAGCTGCTCGAACAGATTTCGGCGGCGAGCCTGTTCGCCCTGTCCGAAGTTGAACACATCATTGACGAAGTGAGGCCTTCTATCCTGGATGTCCTCGGGATTACGTCAGCCTTGTCCTGGACCCTGCGAAAATTTCGGGAAGCGAATCCCTCGATCCATATCGTCGAGCACCTTAAAGTAGATGATGCAGACATTCCCGACCAGCTCAAAACGGACGTTTTTCGTGTGTTCCAGGCTCTGATCAACAACGTGGCTCAGCATAGTCAGGCACGCCGGATGGAGGTCGTCCTTGCAATCGAGTGTGGATTCCTGGAATTGCAGGTCGAGGACAACGGGAGCGGCTTCGATAAGAAGCGGACAAGGGCGGATGCGAGCGATACACAACATGCACATGCGGGTGACAGCATGCTCGTTACGCAGGCGCGAATGCGCCTCCGCGGAGGCCGTCTGAAAGTTTTTGCTCGGGATAGGGAAGGCACCTGTGTCGCCGCGTTCTGGCCGCTCGCAGCTTGAATGTACTGGCCTTCGCGAACGCTCTGCTTTTGGGAGACACTCCTCCGGTGGTTACTTGGAACTCCATTCAATTCGATGCCGGCGTTCTTCGAACGATCGATCTAAAAGTCCACGATGAGCCCTTTTTTCGCTGCAAAAGCCGTGAGTTCGGAGGCGCTATGCAGATCCAGTTTCCTCATCAGGTTGGCCCGGTGTGTTTCGACAGTCTTTACGCTGATGAAAAGATGATCTGCAATTTCTTTATTGGTATGCCCCTCCGCAATCAGCTTGAGGACCTGACGTTCACGGGAGGTCAGTGTATCCCAAGACGTTAGCTCTTTGAGCGACCTCGCTCCTTGCAGAAATCCCACCAGAACCCTTTCGCTGATCATCGGGCTGATGAAACGCTTGCCCTCGAGGGCCGTGGCCAATCCCATGAGCAATTCGTTCTGGGATTCGTGTTTCAACACGTAGCCATCGACACCGGCTCGAAACGCTTCCAGCACGAATTCCTCCTCCTTGTGCACGGTTAGAATAACGATCCGCGTGGATGGGAGTATGGATTTGATCTCAACTACGGCTTCCAGTCCGTTCATCTTGGGCATGGAAATGTCCATGAGCACCAGGTCCGGCTCCAATTCACGGACGATGCGAATCGCCTCCAGGCCATTGGCGGCTTCCCCAACGATTTGATAGTCCGTCTTGGCGGAAATCAGCGTCTTCAAGCTCTGACGGATGACCTCGTGATCTTCGACGATGACCATGCGTCTTGGGTTTCCCACGTTATAACCTTCTTTCTGATTCACAAGTCTTAAAAAATTCGATGGAAAGATTAAGAACATGGATACGTCAATTTCAGTACATCGATAAGATTATATGCTCTGAATGAGCGAATGTCATCCATTTCCCGGTCACCAAGATGCCATCCCTTCATCAGGATTTATCATCCACCGGCTAACGCCTTAAACCTCAACCGGGCTGCTTGAATTCATAGGAAAAAAGCCGATGCTTCCTCCATCGGCGGAGTCGCGGAAATGCCGGAGGGGTCGGTTCCGTTCGATCAACGGGCATTCCCCCCCGGCGCTGTTCCGTACTGAAATCCACTCGGCTCGTCTGATGCTAACCCAGTGAGACGGCTTTTGAATTCTCCCACAATCCATGGATGTTGCAGAGGGATGTCGCGAAGATGGTTCCGCTTTTCTTGATTTTCATTTTGGCTGCTGCGCAATGATGAGTGTAAACCGGACCCGTATTCGGACCTTCCGTGGATTCGCCATGAGCCGTAAACTCGAATGCTCCGACCTGGTAGGCGACCCGGGCGCTTTCCGGCTTAAAGTAGAGCTGAATCCTGCGAATATGGTGCTCAGTCGTGTTTGGGTGATCCACTTCCTTACCAATGGTCACTTTGACCTCAAACATCTCGTCCGCTTTGACCTTCTCAGGACATTCGATGACGGGAACGTGCTTTTCGGTTTTCCAATCTTCCGTAGCGTTCGACGAATGCAAAAAGGCTGCGAGTGGATGGCGGATCTCTTAAGGCGCTTCCGGCAAGTAAACGAAGACGTATTCCTCGTCATTGATGTCGATCACCAAGCTGCCACCCCTCGATTCTGCATATACGAGCCATCCGGGCTTTTCCTCGCTGCAGCATTCCACCTGCGGTGAAAATACCTGTCTCCGGCGGTCGAACCACGCCAGCAGCATAGGGGAAGGCGCGCTCTTCCGGGCAACGGTGTCCGCCGTTTGTTTGGCCGTTTCAAAGCTTAGCCGGTGATCTCCCATGTGGATGCGAACAGGATCGTTCAGCATCTGCCGGGTCATTTGAGTGCAGGGAACCACGAGCCCGACTTTTCGCAATGGTGTTGGAGGAAAACGGACAAGTTCTACTTCACATTCCTTTTACTTCCGGTACTTTCTTCTTGGGCTTCTTGCGACGCCCTCGGTTTAAACGGGTCACCATCCCGGAATCATCTGCCTGACATCCTGAACGGGGGTGCTTAAGTTGGAGTCCGGCTACGAACTCGGAACTATCCGAGCATGGGGTCAATCCTCTTCCAAGTCGACCTTGAGGGCCAGGAAACTCAGCATGTCTTTCAAGGAAATGATGCCCACCAGCTTGCCTTCGTCAACAACCATCAGGCGACTGGCTCCGTTACGCCTCATGACGGAGAACGCCTGAACGGCATCGGCGTGCGGAGAGATGGAGTTCTTTTCGGAACATCTTTCCGCTATGTATTCCACCTGCCTTTCTTTCCAGTCAGCTCTGGGTATTTCTTTCACCTGTTTGATCGAAACGCATCCAATCAGGTTTTCCGAAGCAGTGACGACCGGAAACATCTTGTAGTGATACTTGTAGAAAAAGTCTTCGACGAGGCTCTCGATGGTCAGATCAGGGCGCACCGAGACCGGATTCTTGTTCATGAAGCGGCCGATGGATTCGCCTTCGAGGGCCCGTCGCGTCAGCATCTCCTGGTACGATCCTTTGGCTGCACCCTGCAGGAGCATGCCGATGAGGAACCACCACATGCCTCCGATGAAATTGCCTCTCAAAATGTTCAGCACGCCCAGTATGATGAATGCGATCCCGAAACCGGCCCCGATCTTCGAAGAAACTCCCGTGGCCCATCTCAAGTTTTTCTTCCAAACCCAGAGAGCGGAACGCAAGATACGGCCGCCGTCAAGAGGAAATGCCGGCAAGAGATTGAACGCGGCCAACAGGATGTTGATCAAGGAAAGATATCCCAGAACGCCGCCCACAGGCGAGGGTAACCTCCCTTGCCCGAATACGTAGAGAGCATAAAAGAAACCGGCCAAAACCAGGCTGGTGAGGGGTCCGACAACCGCCATCAGGAATTCGGCTTTGGCGCTGTTGGGCTCACTCCCCATCTCGGCAACGCCTCCAAAGATAAACAGGGTGATTCCTTTCATTGGGAGACCCTGAGCCCGAGCGACCACGGAGTGCGCCAGTTCATGAATGATGATCGAGACGAAGAGTCCGATAGCGCCGATGGCTCCCATCAGCCAATAGGTGGATTCCGCCAAGTTCCTGTAATAGAAAGGAAAGTAGCCTGAAGAAAGTGACCATGTGATCAAGATGGCAAGTATGATCCAACTCAGGTCAATTTTTACATCGAAGTCCAGGAGCCTGAAAATACGTATGCGTCGTCCGAACATGTTTTCCTCCAAAACGGCATGCCGGCGCGGATGTGAGTCATGTCGCCTAGTACAACCATACGTTGCAGTATTCCGTCAAGATATAGATTAAATACCTTAACATGTAGTTTGCACAAAAGTCCCTTGTTAAGTCGCGAACACCCTCGAAGCTACCAGAGGGAAGAGGGGAGGTAGGCATCGGCCGGGGAGAGGATGTTGTTTGCTGCCTGAGGGTAAATATGCCTTCCGGCCCGGGCCTACAGACACGAGGCTTCCGTGAGTTTCACATGATAAGGCCGCGCGGTTCGGAGCAACGCGTTGTCTGTGGCAGAGGTATCAACGAAGGCCCGATGGGTCCGGTCACAATCCGACGCTCACCACCTTGGTGGGCTAGGTCGGCATACCGCATCCAGCGAGTGTGACTCGGCACATGCCGCCTTGGGGCGCGGCGGCCTCCCTATGGCTTATGGAGATTGGCATCCCACTCGCAGACGATGCGGGTGCCACGGCCAACCTCGGTCTCGATCATGAATTTGCCGCAACTGGCGTGAACGCGGTCCTGCATGCTCGTAAGTCCCATGCCTTTGACCGGGCCGTTTTTGTTGAGAGCAGCTCGTGGATCGAAGCCGTTCCCGTTGTCTTCGATGACAAGCTGGAGCGCGCTGCCATCGCGACGGAGAGAGACCGTAGCCGTCTTGGCGTCACTGTGCTTGTAGATGTTGTTGATGGCTTCCTGGACGATTCGGTACATCACTACTTGGAGGGAGTCGCGGATATCTGCTGGATCCGCAGTAATTTCGGAACGAACATCCACCAGCGAGCCGGATAGTTTGAAGGCATCAAGAGCTTGCTCGATCGACTTCTTAAGCCCTTGTTCCTTGAGGTTGGGCGGCTTCAGCTGGGCCATGATGCATCGAATGTCGTTTTCCGTTTTGCGCGCCGTCTCAAGGGCCTGCCGGATCATTTGGCAATTTGCCTTTTCCGTTTCAGCCTTGAACAGGACGGTTTCCAGCAGAATTCGGAGTCCAATCAAAGACTGGCACACACCATCGTGCAGATCTCTGCTGACGCGTTTCCGTTCTTGTTCCTGGGCGTCGACGACCTGAGCGGAAACCGTTCTCAGTTGGCGTCTCAATTCCTCAATTTCTATGTATTGCAGTGTCCGGACCGATCCGTTGTATGTACCGTATGTGGCGCGGACCATACGGCCGTCGGGCGTGAGCGCGTAATTCCGAACGGACTCGTTCATGCGTGGAAACCCTACGTCATCCAGATAGAAAGGCGAGGAGGAGTGTTGCCGCACCGGTTCTTGCCCTTCGACCAATTGTTTCAAGTCCCGATTTTCGTCTTTCAATATGCCGGCCAACCTCTCCAGGGCTTCATATTTGTCTTTCATCTTTGCAGTGGCGCTTTCGCCAACGTCGATGGCCTCGTATTGCGTCGAAACTTGGTATTCTGACACGGCCGTTCACCTCTCGATCTCCTTGAAAAGGTTGTTTCCTGGGCGGTCTTGCCTGACGGAGCCGCTCAATTTGGTGCGGAAATTACTTCGAACCTGCACCGTCGCCGGGGAATGTGCCAGAGCCCTTGGTCTCGCCGGCGTAGCCCGCGCAGAGCCGGATGGTGCTGGTTCCTCCTTCATTTGAATCCTTCCGTCACCGCGCTGCCTCCCAACGCCAGGTCAGGGGCGCACTCACCGGTAAAGATGATGGCCGCCGAATCGTTCTGTTTGAAGCCGGATTGGCTCCTGAACACCTCCTTACCAAAAGGAAGCACTTTCTTGAGACCGTTGGTGTGGATGAACACCTTCGAGAACCGGGTCCTCTTTGTTTTCAACAGGTTGATCAATTCGTATGCGGAAGATCCATCGAAATCCCCCGTCAAGCGTAAGTGCAAATTGGAACC is part of the Deltaproteobacteria bacterium genome and encodes:
- a CDS encoding response regulator transcription factor, yielding MFLIFPSNFLRLVNQKEGYNVGNPRRMVIVEDHEVIRQSLKTLISAKTDYQIVGEAANGLEAIRIVRELEPDLVLMDISMPKMNGLEAVVEIKSILPSTRIVILTVHKEEEFVLEAFRAGVDGYVLKHESQNELLMGLATALEGKRFISPMISERVLVGFLQGARSLKELTSWDTLTSRERQVLKLIAEGHTNKEIADHLFISVKTVETHRANLMRKLDLHSASELTAFAAKKGLIVDF
- a CDS encoding AF1514 family protein is translated as MLNDPVRIHMGDHRLSFETAKQTADTVARKSAPSPMLLAWFDRRRQVFSPQVECCSEEKPGWLVYAESRGGSLVIDINDEEYVFVYLPEAP
- a CDS encoding universal stress protein; the encoded protein is MLLPIKKILCPTDFSEASNVSIRVADELALHFGAELILIHVVSPMTAVRPTGTIPIFTKNNYLDEMQRASAESLKDLIENRVCKSVSARPFVAIGRAGEEITRLAEEEHVDLIVLSTHGETGLTRMIFGSVAEKVVRLSSCPVLTLHPTEETGASKNS
- a CDS encoding class II SORL domain-containing protein, yielding MHSSNATEDWKTEKHVPVIECPEKVKADEMFEVKVTIGKEVDHPNTTEHHIRRIQLYFKPESARVAYQVGAFEFTAHGESTEGPNTGPVYTHHCAAAKMKIKKSGTIFATSLCNIHGLWENSKAVSLG
- a CDS encoding sensor histidine kinase; amino-acid sequence: MSEYQVSTQYEAIDVGESATAKMKDKYEALERLAGILKDENRDLKQLVEGQEPVRQHSSSPFYLDDVGFPRMNESVRNYALTPDGRMVRATYGTYNGSVRTLQYIEIEELRRQLRTVSAQVVDAQEQERKRVSRDLHDGVCQSLIGLRILLETVLFKAETEKANCQMIRQALETARKTENDIRCIMAQLKPPNLKEQGLKKSIEQALDAFKLSGSLVDVRSEITADPADIRDSLQVVMYRIVQEAINNIYKHSDAKTATVSLRRDGSALQLVIEDNGNGFDPRAALNKNGPVKGMGLTSMQDRVHASCGKFMIETEVGRGTRIVCEWDANLHKP
- a CDS encoding site-2 protease family protein, whose protein sequence is MFGRRIRIFRLLDFDVKIDLSWIILAILITWSLSSGYFPFYYRNLAESTYWLMGAIGAIGLFVSIIIHELAHSVVARAQGLPMKGITLFIFGGVAEMGSEPNSAKAEFLMAVVGPLTSLVLAGFFYALYVFGQGRLPSPVGGVLGYLSLINILLAAFNLLPAFPLDGGRILRSALWVWKKNLRWATGVSSKIGAGFGIAFIILGVLNILRGNFIGGMWWFLIGMLLQGAAKGSYQEMLTRRALEGESIGRFMNKNPVSVRPDLTIESLVEDFFYKYHYKMFPVVTASENLIGCVSIKQVKEIPRADWKERQVEYIAERCSEKNSISPHADAVQAFSVMRRNGASRLMVVDEGKLVGIISLKDMLSFLALKVDLEED